A genomic window from Litoreibacter janthinus includes:
- the petA gene encoding ubiquinol-cytochrome c reductase iron-sulfur subunit, producing MSHADDHSGATRRDFLYYATAGAGAVTTGAAVWPLVNQMNPSADVQALASIDVDVSGVEPGTQLTVKWLGKPVFIRRRTADEIEAARAVALSDLPDTGAENNNLGPEADAEDQNRTLDEDGEWLVMIGVCTHLGCVPLGDAGEFGGWFCPCHGSHYDTAGRIRKGPAPRNLLVPVAQFTSPDVLKLG from the coding sequence GTGTCCCACGCAGACGACCACAGCGGCGCCACCCGTCGCGACTTCCTGTACTACGCCACAGCTGGCGCTGGTGCAGTAACGACAGGGGCCGCCGTTTGGCCTCTGGTCAACCAGATGAACCCTTCCGCTGACGTGCAGGCCCTCGCCTCCATCGACGTTGACGTTTCCGGCGTAGAGCCTGGCACCCAGTTGACAGTCAAGTGGCTGGGTAAGCCGGTTTTTATCCGCCGCCGTACTGCGGACGAGATCGAAGCCGCCCGCGCTGTCGCGTTGTCGGATTTGCCTGACACCGGCGCAGAGAATAACAACCTTGGCCCGGAGGCAGACGCCGAAGACCAAAACCGGACGCTGGACGAAGACGGCGAATGGCTGGTCATGATCGGCGTTTGTACACACCTTGGCTGTGTGCCGCTGGGTGATGCAGGCGAATTCGGCGGCTGGTTCTGCCCATGCCACGGATCGCACTACGACACCGCTGGGCGTATCCGCAAAGGTCCCGCACCGCGCAACCTGCTGGTGCCTGTCGCTCAATTCACGTCGCCTGACGTGCTGAAACTCGGTTAA
- the petB gene encoding cytochrome b yields MAGIPHDHYEPKSGGEKWLHSRLPIVGLLYDTLMIPTPKNLNWMWIWGIVLTFCLVLQIVTGIVLAMHYTPHVDKAFASVEHIMRDVNGGYMLRYLHANGASLFFVAVYAHIFRGLYYGSYKAPREITWIIGMIIYLAMMGTAFMGYVLPWGQMSFWGATVITGLFGAIPGIGEMIQTWLLGGPAVDNATLNRFFSLHYLLPFVIAGLVAVHIWAFHTTGNNNPTGVEVRRTSKEDAAKDTVPFWPYFVMKDLFALGVIMIVFWAIVGFMPNYLGHPDNYIEANPLATPAHIVPEWYFLPFYAILRAFTADVWVVQLVSFVTGGIVDAKFFGVAAMFGAIAVMALAPWLDTSSVRSGRYRPMFKWWFALLVVDFFVLMWVGARDTNFPHDWISLIASAYWFGYFLVILPLLGVIEKPLARPATIEEDFDAHYPAKDGSDSVATPAE; encoded by the coding sequence ATGGCTGGTATCCCACACGACCATTATGAGCCCAAGTCTGGCGGCGAGAAGTGGCTTCACTCCCGCTTGCCGATTGTTGGTCTGCTCTATGACACTCTGATGATCCCCACTCCGAAAAACCTGAACTGGATGTGGATCTGGGGCATCGTTTTGACGTTCTGTCTGGTGCTGCAAATCGTGACGGGCATCGTGCTGGCGATGCACTACACCCCTCATGTCGACAAGGCATTCGCCTCGGTCGAGCACATCATGCGGGACGTGAATGGCGGTTACATGCTCCGTTATCTGCACGCCAACGGCGCGTCGCTGTTCTTTGTGGCCGTTTACGCTCACATTTTCCGCGGCTTGTACTACGGCTCTTACAAGGCACCACGCGAGATCACGTGGATCATCGGCATGATCATCTATCTTGCAATGATGGGCACCGCCTTTATGGGCTACGTGCTGCCTTGGGGTCAGATGTCCTTCTGGGGCGCGACCGTGATCACCGGCCTGTTTGGCGCCATCCCCGGTATCGGTGAGATGATCCAAACCTGGCTGCTTGGCGGGCCCGCAGTGGACAACGCGACGTTGAACCGCTTCTTCTCGCTGCACTACTTGCTGCCTTTCGTGATTGCCGGCCTCGTTGCAGTGCACATCTGGGCGTTCCACACCACGGGCAACAACAACCCAACCGGTGTAGAGGTGCGTCGCACTTCCAAAGAAGATGCCGCGAAAGACACCGTTCCGTTCTGGCCTTACTTCGTCATGAAGGACCTGTTCGCGCTGGGCGTCATCATGATCGTCTTCTGGGCCATCGTGGGCTTCATGCCGAACTATTTGGGACACCCCGATAACTACATCGAGGCGAACCCGCTGGCGACACCTGCGCACATTGTGCCTGAATGGTACTTCCTACCATTTTACGCGATCCTTCGGGCCTTCACTGCTGACGTTTGGGTCGTGCAACTTGTGTCCTTCGTGACCGGCGGCATCGTCGACGCCAAGTTCTTTGGTGTGGCTGCCATGTTCGGCGCCATCGCGGTTATGGCCTTGGCACCATGGCTGGACACGTCGTCCGTTCGTTCGGGTCGGTACCGCCCGATGTTCAAATGGTGGTTCGCGCTGCTGGTTGTCGACTTCTTCGTTCTGATGTGGGTCGGTGCACGGGATACAAACTTCCCGCATGACTGGATCTCATTGATCGCGTCGGCTTACTGGTTCGGCTACTTCCTCGTTATTCTGCCGCTGCTTGGCGTAATCGAGAAACCGCTGGCCCGTCCTGCGACGATCGAGGAAGATTTCGACGCGCATTACCCTGCAAAAGATGGCTCCGACTCTGTCGCGACGCCTGCTGAGTAA
- a CDS encoding cytochrome c1: MLKKLSLAAVSAIAVASGAFAAGDAGHTHDVQFSYEGPFGTFDQNQLQRGLQIYTEVCSSCHGLKFVPMRTLADEGGPALPEEQMKAYAAKFPINDELSNPQLFDKETEEYRTLKPTDNFPALYSANAPDLSLMAKARAGFHGPVGTGLSQLVNGIGGAEYIASLLTGYTGEEKEEAGTTFYENTAFPGGWIAMAPPLYGEDVEFADGHSNELHHEAEDVAAFLRWTAEPHQDARKRTGFVAVFFLVILTALLYLTNKRIWAPIKRKG, translated from the coding sequence ATGCTCAAGAAACTCTCACTCGCAGCCGTCTCGGCCATCGCAGTTGCATCCGGCGCATTTGCCGCGGGCGATGCTGGTCACACCCATGACGTGCAATTCTCGTACGAGGGGCCGTTCGGCACCTTTGATCAGAACCAGCTTCAGCGCGGGTTGCAGATCTACACAGAGGTTTGTTCCTCGTGTCACGGTCTGAAATTCGTGCCCATGCGCACTCTGGCCGACGAGGGTGGCCCTGCGCTGCCAGAAGAACAGATGAAAGCCTATGCTGCGAAGTTCCCGATCAACGACGAGTTGTCCAACCCGCAGCTGTTCGACAAGGAAACCGAGGAGTACCGCACTCTGAAGCCGACGGATAACTTCCCGGCGCTTTATTCTGCCAACGCACCTGACTTGTCCTTGATGGCCAAGGCGCGCGCTGGTTTCCACGGCCCTGTCGGCACTGGCCTGAGCCAACTTGTGAACGGCATTGGTGGCGCGGAATACATCGCTTCCCTTCTCACCGGTTACACCGGCGAGGAAAAGGAAGAAGCTGGCACTACGTTCTACGAGAATACCGCCTTCCCAGGTGGCTGGATCGCTATGGCGCCACCGCTTTACGGCGAGGATGTCGAGTTTGCCGACGGTCACTCCAACGAGTTGCACCACGAAGCAGAAGACGTTGCAGCCTTCCTGCGCTGGACAGCAGAGCCGCATCAGGACGCACGCAAGCGCACAGGCTTCGTTGCCGTGTTCTTCTTGGTAATCCTGACCGCGCTGCTCTACCTGACCAACAAGCGTATTTGGGCGCCAATCAAGCGCAAAGGCTGA
- a CDS encoding polysaccharide biosynthesis protein, which produces MLDYLVTLPRPVKRHILLFIDILLVPLSLFISLVLLFDTLSPVKLLWEAWPLFVMTPIVATPIFLRIGLNRIKLMAFEAHDMRRGAFAALSVAAITAAETYAFNLDLPRAVAVLTGPAFLLLHLGLRTLGRNLLVRRINVGNGRMPVAIYGAGSAGVQLLAALRQDFQMRPVTFVDDNVTLQTMTVSGMEVCSRAQLEAKVRRGEIQRVLLAMPSVSEPRMRRLTQELSEFGCEVHALPTYSELVEGTGLASNLRPVTPDRLLGRDKVDLETPEVARAYAGRRVLITGAGGSIGSELCRQIILCGPQRLTLLDHSEFALYEISRELVPLAEMHGVELVTRLGSVCDPDRMAHIMAESEIDIVLFAAAYKHVPLVEENEIEGLRNNLFGTLTTAEAAQKAGVERFILVSTDKAVRPTNIMGASKRLAELSIQDLQTRSEVTKFAMVRFGNVLGSSGSVIPLFQSQIAAGGPITLTHEKITRYFMTISEAARLVLLAGAYATGGDVFVLDMGAPVNIRDLARRMVELTGLTVRDEKNPHGDIDIETVGLRPGEKLYEELLIGNNILPTPHEKIMRAEERRLSQIEMARILKQIRAAIAANDPAAVRSIIEANVDGFHVAETGLDDVV; this is translated from the coding sequence ATGCTTGATTACCTCGTTACGCTGCCGCGTCCTGTTAAACGCCATATCCTGCTTTTCATTGATATTCTCCTCGTACCGCTCAGCCTCTTTATCTCACTTGTTCTACTTTTCGATACGTTGTCGCCGGTCAAACTGCTCTGGGAAGCTTGGCCGCTCTTCGTTATGACGCCGATCGTAGCGACCCCGATTTTTTTGCGCATTGGACTCAATCGGATCAAGCTGATGGCCTTTGAAGCGCATGACATGCGCCGCGGTGCGTTCGCAGCGCTATCGGTCGCTGCGATTACAGCCGCGGAAACCTATGCCTTCAATCTGGACCTGCCGCGCGCGGTTGCAGTGCTGACCGGACCCGCATTTCTGTTGTTGCATTTGGGTTTGCGCACGCTCGGGAGAAACCTTTTGGTGCGACGGATCAACGTCGGAAACGGCCGGATGCCAGTCGCGATCTATGGCGCAGGCTCGGCCGGTGTGCAGCTGCTTGCCGCACTGCGTCAAGATTTCCAAATGCGCCCAGTGACCTTTGTCGATGACAACGTCACGCTACAGACCATGACCGTTTCTGGTATGGAGGTATGCTCTCGTGCTCAGCTAGAGGCAAAAGTGCGCCGGGGTGAAATCCAGCGCGTCTTGTTGGCGATGCCGTCGGTGAGTGAGCCGCGTATGCGCCGTCTAACCCAAGAGCTTTCGGAATTCGGGTGCGAAGTTCATGCGTTGCCTACATACAGCGAACTGGTGGAAGGCACTGGGCTGGCTTCGAACCTGCGTCCTGTCACGCCGGACAGGCTTCTTGGGCGCGACAAGGTCGATCTTGAAACCCCCGAAGTTGCCCGCGCCTATGCAGGTCGCCGCGTGCTGATAACAGGCGCAGGCGGGTCCATCGGGTCCGAGCTTTGTCGTCAAATCATCTTGTGCGGCCCACAGCGCCTCACACTTCTTGATCACTCCGAATTTGCGCTCTACGAAATTTCGCGTGAGTTGGTCCCCCTTGCAGAAATGCATGGTGTCGAACTGGTCACGCGTCTCGGCTCTGTTTGTGATCCCGATCGCATGGCACATATTATGGCCGAATCTGAAATCGACATCGTTCTGTTCGCAGCTGCCTATAAGCATGTGCCGCTAGTCGAAGAGAATGAGATCGAAGGCCTTCGCAACAATCTGTTTGGCACGCTAACAACCGCTGAAGCAGCGCAGAAGGCGGGCGTCGAGCGTTTCATTCTTGTGTCAACCGACAAAGCAGTCCGGCCTACCAACATCATGGGCGCAAGCAAACGATTGGCTGAGCTTTCAATCCAAGACCTACAGACCCGATCTGAAGTGACCAAGTTTGCGATGGTGCGCTTTGGTAATGTTCTGGGCTCGTCAGGATCAGTGATCCCGCTGTTCCAAAGCCAGATCGCGGCGGGTGGCCCAATTACGCTGACCCACGAGAAGATCACGCGCTATTTCATGACCATTTCCGAAGCTGCGCGACTGGTTCTTCTGGCAGGTGCCTATGCGACTGGTGGTGACGTGTTCGTGCTGGACATGGGCGCTCCAGTTAACATCCGCGACCTCGCTCGACGAATGGTTGAGCTGACGGGCCTTACAGTGCGCGATGAAAAGAACCCGCATGGTGACATTGATATCGAAACGGTTGGATTGCGCCCGGGTGAGAAGCTTTATGAAGAACTGCTGATTGGGAACAACATCCTGCCAACACCTCATGAGAAGATCATGCGTGCGGAAGAACGGCGCCTATCACAAATCGAAATGGCGCGTATCCTGAAGCAGATCCGGGCCGCGATTGCGGCGAATGATCCGGCGGCAGTCCGATCGATCATCGAGGCAAATGTAGACGGGTTCCACGTTGCTGAGACCGGATTGGATGACGTTGTCTGA
- a CDS encoding NAD-dependent epimerase/dehydratase family protein gives MGATGRVSQLLLAHWRIEKPAMTLRTQSRTNGYHLTWSPLDDGSEPLCQFVDRESGIDTVIALIGATPSTCGDVRDAAALSGAVLEAAAKAGVRRVLFASSSAVYSLGEGLAETDPTDPVNPYGHGKLDMEAVIAASDAHVDTCCLRIGNVAGADALLGRAHTVSPDKPLQIDRFPDGKGPRRSYIGPASLARCLERLVMFENALPDILNLAATSPIEMADLAQAAGLPWHWVPAPTERFGTQRITLNCSALAGIMGADSLAATADTMVAELRNLGALA, from the coding sequence ATGGGCGCGACTGGCCGCGTGAGCCAGTTGCTGTTGGCGCATTGGCGCATCGAAAAGCCTGCAATGACACTTAGGACGCAATCACGGACAAACGGATATCATCTGACTTGGTCTCCTCTCGATGATGGTTCCGAACCATTATGTCAGTTTGTAGACCGTGAGAGTGGCATTGACACTGTCATCGCATTGATTGGCGCGACCCCTTCTACCTGTGGTGATGTAAGAGACGCCGCAGCGCTATCCGGGGCCGTCTTGGAGGCTGCCGCCAAGGCCGGTGTGAGGCGGGTTCTGTTTGCCTCTTCATCAGCGGTTTATTCGTTGGGGGAAGGCCTTGCTGAGACCGATCCAACAGACCCTGTAAATCCCTACGGGCACGGCAAGTTAGATATGGAAGCTGTGATTGCTGCGTCGGACGCACATGTGGACACCTGCTGTCTGCGGATCGGCAATGTCGCTGGCGCAGATGCGTTGCTGGGACGTGCGCACACGGTTTCACCTGACAAGCCGCTCCAGATCGACCGGTTTCCGGATGGGAAGGGACCACGACGTTCTTACATAGGGCCAGCGTCCTTGGCGCGTTGCCTAGAGCGTCTGGTGATGTTCGAGAACGCGTTGCCCGACATTCTAAACTTGGCTGCGACCTCACCCATTGAAATGGCAGATCTGGCGCAAGCGGCGGGGTTGCCGTGGCACTGGGTTCCTGCGCCCACGGAGCGGTTTGGCACGCAGCGGATTACGTTGAACTGCTCCGCTTTGGCTGGGATCATGGGCGCCGATAGCCTTGCCGCGACAGCAGACACTATGGTAGCGGAATTGCGCAACTTGGGGGCGCTCGCTTGA
- a CDS encoding sugar transferase: MTITKRLFDLAAVLVLGALLLPVIALTTVVIAMLDGRPVFYMSERMKTPTQSFRLIKFRTMTVALVDQGVSGGNKSNRITRTGAALRRMRLDELPQLWNVLVGDISFVGPRPPLREYVDRFPGIYGEVLKSRPGITGLASIIYHRHEELLLMPCATPEQTDAVYARRCVPRKAHLDLLYQRRRTLCMDAWIMIKTVF; the protein is encoded by the coding sequence TTGACCATTACAAAACGACTGTTCGATCTGGCAGCGGTGCTTGTTTTGGGCGCGCTCTTGCTGCCCGTAATTGCGCTGACAACGGTTGTGATTGCGATGCTCGATGGCCGTCCTGTGTTCTACATGTCTGAACGGATGAAGACGCCGACGCAGAGCTTCCGGCTCATCAAGTTTCGAACGATGACTGTGGCTCTCGTCGATCAGGGAGTGTCAGGCGGCAACAAATCGAACCGTATTACACGCACAGGGGCGGCGCTTCGCAGAATGCGTCTGGATGAATTACCGCAGCTTTGGAATGTGTTGGTGGGCGACATTAGCTTCGTCGGACCGCGCCCACCCTTGCGTGAGTATGTTGATCGCTTTCCCGGAATCTATGGTGAAGTTCTAAAGAGCCGCCCCGGTATAACTGGGCTGGCGTCGATCATCTATCATCGCCACGAAGAGCTGTTGTTGATGCCCTGCGCGACGCCAGAACAGACCGATGCTGTGTATGCCCGACGCTGCGTTCCCAGAAAGGCGCACCTTGATCTTCTGTATCAGCGTCGCAGAACTTTGTGCATGGACGCGTGGATCATGATAAAGACTGTTTTCTGA
- a CDS encoding UDP-glucose dehydrogenase family protein, producing the protein MKITMIGTGYVGLVSGVCFSDFGHDVVCVDRDPAKIEMLNNGKVPIYEPGLDDLMAKNVDAGRLSFTTDLAAGISGADAVFIAVGTPTRRGDGHADLSFVYAAAEDIAKACAAAGNPYTVIVTKSTVPLGTNRQVKQVIRKAAPDLEFDVASNPEFLREGAAIDDFMKPDRVVVGVQSDRAAEVMQDIYRPLYLRDFPVITTDLESAEMIKYAANAFLATKITFINEIAALCEKTGADVKQVSRGMGMDGRIGNKFLHAGPGYGGSCFPKDTSALARIGQEHAVPMQITETVMRVNDGVKLRMIEKLRDLCEGSFNGKTVAVLGVTFKPNTDDMRDAPSLTIVPALVGGGARVRVVDPQGAREGVALLPGVQWVDDPYKAVQNADAVVILTEWNEFRALDLKKMAKKMASPRMADLRNIYSAKDAKRAGFEAYASIGRQGFAAET; encoded by the coding sequence ATGAAAATCACGATGATCGGCACAGGGTATGTCGGATTGGTCTCCGGTGTGTGTTTCTCGGATTTTGGGCATGATGTCGTCTGCGTTGATCGCGATCCGGCAAAAATCGAAATGCTCAACAACGGCAAGGTGCCGATCTACGAACCCGGGCTTGATGATCTGATGGCAAAGAACGTTGATGCGGGACGGCTATCTTTCACCACGGATCTGGCAGCAGGAATAAGCGGCGCTGATGCTGTTTTTATTGCAGTGGGGACGCCGACTAGACGCGGTGATGGCCATGCGGACCTTTCCTTCGTGTATGCCGCCGCTGAAGACATTGCCAAGGCCTGCGCGGCGGCTGGTAATCCTTATACAGTGATCGTCACCAAATCGACTGTTCCGCTGGGCACTAACCGTCAAGTGAAGCAGGTGATCCGCAAAGCGGCTCCTGACTTGGAATTTGATGTCGCATCCAATCCCGAATTCCTGCGCGAAGGGGCGGCAATTGACGATTTTATGAAACCTGACCGCGTCGTTGTTGGTGTACAAAGCGACCGCGCGGCAGAAGTTATGCAAGATATCTACCGCCCGCTCTATCTCCGAGACTTCCCAGTAATCACGACGGATCTGGAAAGCGCGGAGATGATCAAATACGCGGCCAACGCGTTTCTGGCGACCAAGATCACTTTCATCAACGAGATCGCAGCGCTGTGCGAAAAGACCGGTGCAGACGTCAAGCAAGTGTCGCGCGGCATGGGCATGGATGGCCGGATCGGGAACAAGTTTCTCCATGCAGGCCCGGGCTATGGCGGGTCATGCTTCCCCAAAGATACTTCTGCGCTGGCCCGAATTGGGCAGGAACACGCTGTGCCGATGCAGATCACTGAAACAGTGATGCGGGTAAACGATGGCGTGAAGCTGCGAATGATAGAAAAGCTGCGTGATCTTTGCGAAGGGTCGTTCAACGGCAAGACAGTCGCGGTGCTTGGCGTGACATTCAAACCCAACACCGATGATATGCGCGACGCGCCATCCCTGACCATCGTGCCGGCGCTGGTAGGCGGGGGCGCTAGGGTGCGCGTCGTCGATCCACAAGGTGCCCGCGAGGGCGTGGCATTGCTGCCCGGGGTGCAATGGGTAGATGACCCGTACAAGGCGGTGCAAAACGCCGATGCAGTCGTCATATTGACGGAGTGGAACGAATTCCGCGCGTTGGACCTCAAGAAGATGGCCAAAAAAATGGCGTCTCCACGGATGGCCGACTTGCGCAATATCTATTCGGCCAAAGACGCCAAGCGCGCTGGTTTTGAGGCTTATGCTTCCATTGGGCGGCAGGGCTTCGCGGCGGAAACTTAA
- a CDS encoding PLD nuclease N-terminal domain-containing protein — translation MGLNPLIGLVVFALDVWAIASIFNAKVETAQKVLWIVLVLALPVIGFIIWYFAGPKPTR, via the coding sequence ATGGGCCTGAATCCGCTAATCGGCCTCGTCGTTTTTGCCCTGGATGTTTGGGCCATTGCGTCGATTTTCAACGCCAAGGTTGAGACTGCGCAAAAAGTGTTGTGGATCGTTCTGGTTCTGGCCCTGCCGGTGATCGGTTTTATCATCTGGTATTTTGCTGGCCCAAAACCGACCCGCTAA
- a CDS encoding YihY/virulence factor BrkB family protein: MLHNALSVYRFISDLLNAMDARNLSLISAGVAFYAMLAIFPALAALIALWGVFSDPALIDDQVTLLRRFIPADAFSLFETQVHSLINANNSTLGYTTLISLGAALWSTRAGVSALIRGLNAVYSAPHRTGVRRAFAALLLTLCLIAMSLVALAGIVVFPLALALLPLGDATENTFEALRWVLVITAVILGLGLIYRFGPNHKTAHLKTNWISPGALVALVIWGGASWAFSLYLTNFGKYNEVYGSIGAVVALLMWFYISAWVVLLGATLNCELARRHHIKGLQSAQAD; encoded by the coding sequence ATGCTGCACAATGCTCTGTCCGTCTATCGGTTCATAAGCGACCTTCTGAATGCTATGGACGCGCGCAACCTAAGCCTGATCTCGGCGGGCGTGGCCTTTTACGCCATGCTTGCGATTTTTCCGGCCCTCGCGGCGCTGATAGCGCTGTGGGGCGTCTTTTCCGACCCGGCCCTTATCGACGATCAGGTCACTTTATTACGCCGCTTCATCCCGGCAGATGCCTTTAGTCTGTTCGAGACGCAGGTGCATTCCCTGATCAACGCCAATAACTCGACGCTGGGATACACGACCTTGATCTCCTTAGGGGCGGCGCTGTGGTCGACACGCGCAGGTGTCTCCGCCTTGATCCGCGGGTTGAACGCGGTATATTCCGCGCCGCATCGCACGGGGGTAAGGCGCGCATTTGCAGCGTTGCTTCTGACTCTCTGCCTCATTGCGATGTCACTTGTCGCTTTGGCGGGGATAGTGGTCTTTCCGTTGGCGCTCGCGTTGTTGCCGTTGGGGGATGCCACCGAAAACACGTTTGAGGCGCTACGTTGGGTTCTCGTGATCACAGCGGTAATCTTGGGACTGGGTCTGATATACCGTTTCGGTCCGAACCACAAAACAGCGCATCTTAAAACTAACTGGATTTCACCTGGAGCATTGGTGGCCTTGGTCATTTGGGGTGGGGCGTCTTGGGCGTTCTCTCTCTATCTGACCAATTTCGGCAAATATAACGAAGTCTACGGCTCCATTGGTGCGGTCGTGGCGCTGCTGATGTGGTTCTACATCAGCGCGTGGGTCGTACTTCTGGGGGCGACATTGAACTGTGAGCTGGCGAGGCGGCATCACATTAAGGGTCTACAGTCAGCGCAAGCCGATTAG
- a CDS encoding LacI family DNA-binding transcriptional regulator: protein MRHTLAERSSPEYRHQLTLRDVSEASGVSEMTVSRVLRNRGEVSDKTREKVLLAARQLGYVPNKIAGALASNRVNLVGVIIPSLSNMVFPEVMMGISKVLDDTPLQPVVGVTDYRPEKEEKVIFEMLSWRPSGLIVAGLEHTDAARRMMENAGIPIVEIMDVDGPAVDAAVGISHTRAGRETAKEILKRGYRKIGFLGTKMPLDHRARKRFEGFEAVLRENGLSLEAEEYYSGGSALGKGREMTASILEKNKDLDFLYYSNDMIGAGGLLYCLEAGIDVPGKLGLAGFNGVDLIDGLPRKLATMDSCRVEIGRAAAQIIAHDADGTGEAPTQKRVEISPVFAPGDTLRAPR from the coding sequence ATGAGACATACCTTGGCCGAACGCTCCAGCCCCGAATATCGCCATCAACTCACCCTCAGAGACGTGTCGGAAGCCTCTGGCGTCAGTGAAATGACTGTAAGCCGCGTGTTGAGGAACCGTGGGGAAGTGTCGGACAAGACACGCGAGAAAGTTTTACTGGCTGCGCGCCAACTCGGGTATGTGCCAAACAAAATTGCCGGGGCTTTGGCATCAAACCGGGTGAATCTGGTTGGAGTTATTATCCCATCCCTTTCAAACATGGTGTTTCCGGAAGTGATGATGGGGATATCAAAAGTGTTGGACGACACCCCGCTGCAACCCGTGGTTGGCGTAACCGACTACCGCCCCGAGAAAGAAGAAAAAGTCATATTCGAGATGCTGTCGTGGCGTCCGTCCGGTCTCATTGTCGCCGGGTTGGAACATACAGACGCAGCGCGACGCATGATGGAGAACGCAGGCATTCCAATCGTCGAGATCATGGATGTCGATGGTCCCGCAGTGGACGCAGCCGTTGGGATTTCGCACACGCGTGCGGGCCGCGAAACCGCGAAAGAGATCCTTAAGCGTGGCTATCGCAAGATTGGGTTTCTCGGCACCAAAATGCCGCTGGACCACCGCGCCCGCAAGCGCTTTGAAGGGTTCGAGGCGGTTCTGCGCGAGAATGGGTTGAGCCTAGAAGCTGAAGAATACTACTCCGGTGGCTCGGCTTTGGGTAAGGGTCGCGAGATGACGGCGAGCATTCTGGAGAAGAACAAGGATCTCGATTTCCTCTATTACTCCAATGACATGATAGGCGCCGGCGGACTGTTATATTGCCTTGAGGCCGGAATTGACGTTCCGGGCAAATTAGGGCTCGCGGGGTTCAACGGTGTTGACCTGATCGACGGGTTGCCTCGCAAACTGGCAACGATGGATAGCTGCCGCGTGGAGATTGGTCGTGCAGCAGCGCAGATCATTGCACATGATGCAGATGGGACCGGCGAGGCCCCGACGCAAAAGCGGGTGGAAATTTCTCCGGTGTTTGCGCCTGGTGATACGCTGCGCGCGCCGCGCTAA
- a CDS encoding winged helix-turn-helix domain-containing protein, whose protein sequence is MPDPTSSASKAPSPLQVIVIGMAVIVSILVIAALVLFLNLPDANAFNMRVERIFIENDALKQGGEIRLLEILAQSGTAFSDTLASYRFIIFVLLIFATALLIAALVSIVFLVALARRMAEIEKSGIQVNSLVVSRGERIVQINDMVFKLTEAALETLSVLAEARLDDDILTGLEIESMISGKPEIDCDEASGATRIKRLRDHLGNQMMSELLIKNIARKGYVLAVEPGAIKMI, encoded by the coding sequence ATGCCGGACCCTACTTCCTCCGCTTCTAAAGCGCCCTCACCCTTGCAAGTCATCGTCATCGGTATGGCGGTGATTGTCAGCATTCTGGTCATCGCGGCTTTGGTGTTGTTCCTGAATTTGCCCGATGCCAATGCATTTAACATGCGCGTCGAGCGGATTTTCATCGAGAACGATGCGCTTAAGCAGGGCGGAGAGATCCGTTTGCTCGAAATCCTGGCCCAATCCGGCACCGCGTTTTCTGACACGCTGGCGTCTTATCGCTTCATCATTTTCGTTCTCTTGATATTCGCGACAGCCCTGCTGATCGCCGCATTGGTGTCGATTGTGTTCTTGGTGGCTCTGGCCCGCCGCATGGCTGAAATCGAGAAGAGCGGCATTCAAGTAAATTCGCTCGTCGTCAGCCGCGGCGAACGGATCGTCCAGATCAACGATATGGTGTTCAAGCTAACGGAAGCCGCGCTGGAAACACTTTCGGTACTGGCTGAGGCGCGGTTGGATGATGACATCCTCACTGGGTTGGAAATTGAGTCCATGATCTCAGGCAAGCCCGAGATTGACTGCGACGAGGCCTCCGGCGCGACCCGCATCAAGCGACTTCGCGATCACCTGGGCAACCAGATGATGAGCGAACTCTTGATCAAAAACATCGCTCGCAAGGGATATGTGTTGGCAGTTGAACCCGGTGCAATCAAAATGATCTGA